The Nerophis lumbriciformis linkage group LG07, RoL_Nlum_v2.1, whole genome shotgun sequence genome window below encodes:
- the fastkd3 gene encoding FAST kinase domain-containing protein 3, mitochondrial — protein sequence MALKLFQRLPAVLQFGPSRLLVVCPACVCTSSGRCILTQGCRRLWRSARSLTTIAKEPSFVAGSSAGLRRDSVPRFCLTLLHGPAAEEERAFCQLLSSCSSSGKVLKLVRSAEMMSDSMAAAVLHRVADLEREAHALRDPSVLEDDVIRALCFQLERDSRRLSDSGLLAALLAGTRLFLDPMSTLMVRLVTESQERLNRGGMSVGQLCTLGQAVHAMKGPVGSVMLEEVMEHIRKQEPSKWSLAELVAVYGLLGGGVARNRCYQDLLNAMHAHAVKVASSMDKVAVSGVLGSLMALNQTKVTPLVIALCKQAVRHVPHFSDEELAAVLAALMHYGLSDRYFVEAVERRAPSLAFTAHPETVTKVMQFFGLRNILSPQVLDAVAESFVYRADAYSTDQVALQIVPFGKLGYLPPNAAELFRKVEAVLQTRSSQFQPHMLIRLLHSCILVERFPVNFVAKVFSEFFLQQLQEEGSGIDYNIRAQLTQLDMTVKLECLFHQGPRLGPKYRVKSYQVAGSTIETPVNVHLCNSVKIDLMSLLGGVSYFGSQVLTPYCYTLDVELKLDDEGYVLPASHKDVCKRIAVCIDGQSRFTNNTRQLLGKETIKQRHLRLLGYEVVQIPFYEFEHLHGTARVDYLHEKIFSNSYRLSW from the exons ATGGCATTGAAGCTGTTCCAGAGACTCCCCGCTGTCCTGCAGTTTGGACCCAGCAGGCTTCTGGTGGTGTGTCCGGCCTGCGTGTGCACCTCGTCGGGCCGCTGCATCCTCACACAGGGCTGCAGGAGGCTCTGGCGGTCTGCGAGGAGCCTGACCACCATCGCCAAGGAGCCGTCCTTCGTTGCCGGCAGCTCGGCGGGACTACGCAGAGACTCCGTCCCCCGGTTTTGCCTGACCCTGCTACACGGCCCCGCAGCCGAGGAGGAGCGGGCTTTCTGCCAGCTCTTGAGTTCTTGCTCGTCTTCGGGGAAGGTGTTGAAGCTGGTCCGCTCGGCCGAGATGATGTCTGACAGCATGGCGGCGGCCGTCCTCCATCGCGTGGCCGACCTGGAGCGGGAGGCCCACGCCCTCAGGGACCCTTCGGTGCTGGAGGACGATGTCATCAGGGCGCTGTGCTTCCAGCTGGAGCGGGACTCGCGCAGGTTGAGCGATTCGGGCCTGTTGGCGGCCCTGCTGGCCGGCACGCGTCTCTTCTTGGACCCAATGAGCACCCTGATGGTGCGGCTGGTGACGGAGAGCCAGGAGAGGCTGAACCGAGGCGGAATGAGCGTGGGCCAGCTGTGCACCCTGGGCCAAGCGGTGCACGCTATGAAGGGTCCAGTTGGTAGCGTGATGCTGGAGGAGGTGATGGAGCACATCCGGAAGCAGGAACCCTCCAAGTGGAGCCTTGCTGAACTTGTGGCTGTGTATGGACTTTTGGGAGGAGGCGTGGCTAGAAACAGGTGCTACCAAGACCTCCTGAATGCCATGCACGCGCACGCCGTGAAGGTGGCCTCCTCCATGGATAAGGTGGCTGTCAGCGGGGTGCTGGGTTCCCTGATGGCCTTGAACCAAACCAAGGTGACGCCTCTGGTCATCGCCCTGTGCAAGCAGGCCGTCCGCCACGTGCCTCACTTCTCCGACGAGGAGCTGGCGGCGGTCCTCGCCGCGCTCATGCACTACGGCCTAAGCGACCGCTACTTTGTGGAAGCCGTGGAGAGACGCGCACCCAGCTTGGCCTTCACGGCCCACCCGGAGACGGTCACCAAGGTGATGCAGTTCTTCGGCCTGAGAAACATTTTGTCCCCGCAGGTGCTGGACGCCGTGGCCGAGAGTTTTGTGTACCGGGCGGACGCCTACAGCACCGACCAGGTGGCCTTGCAGATCGTGCCTTTCGGCAAGCTGGGTTACCTGCCGCCCAACGCCGCCGAGCTCTTCCGGAAGGTGGAGGCCGTCCTGCAAACGCGCTCCTCCCAGTTCCAGCCTCACATGCTGATCAGACTGCTGCACTCCTGCATCCTGGTGGAGAGGTTCCCCGTCAACTTCGTGGCCAAGGTCTTCTCCGAGTTCTTCCTGCAGCAGCTGCAAG AGGAAGGTAGCGGCATAGATTACAACATCCGGGCGCAGCTGACTCAGCTCGACATGACCGTCAAGTTGGAGTGTCTCTTCCATCAG GGTCCCCGCCTTGGTCCCAAATACCGTGTCAAGTCCTACCAGGTGGCGGGCTCCACGATAGAGACGCCGGTGAACGTGCACTTGTGCAACTCTGTGAAAATTGATCTGATGAGCCTGCTGGGGGGTGTCTCCTACTTTGGCTCCCAAGTGCTGACGCCGTACTGCTACACGCTGG ACGTGGAGCTGAAGCTGGATGATGAAGGCTACGTGCTGCCTGCTAGTCACAAGGACGTGTGCAAGAG GATCGCCGTGTGCATCGATGGACAGAGCAGGTTCACCAACAACACCAGACAGCTTCTCGGGAAGGAGACCATCAAGCAGCGTCACCTGAGGCTGCTGGGATATGAAGTTGTCCAG ATCCCCTTCTATGAGTTTGAGCACCTGCACGGCACCGCCCGTGTGGATTACCTCcacgagaagatcttctccaacAGCTACAGACTGAGCTGGTGA